In Halobacillus amylolyticus, the following proteins share a genomic window:
- the trpD gene encoding anthranilate phosphoribosyltransferase, with protein sequence MKQQLSRIVEGDILTEEEAYVTMNQIMKGEVSTGQLMSMLSVMRHRGESVEEMTGFVRAMRANMTELELEQNDIVDTCGTGGDSSSTFNISTAVSIILAALDVKVAKHGNRKVSSKSGSADVLEALGIPIDTTPEQGAKAISEKGMTFLFAPNYHQAMKHAVPARQELGFRTVFNLLGPMANPANAKRQLIGIYDTAYAEKMAETLNKLGSKHVLLATGRDGLDEITMTGVTDLVELKDGEVHRFTITPEELGLSRGKLEDIQITDSQQSADLIKQVIIGEANESAMTIVTMNAAAGLYVAGKASDLTDGVKRVQDAIKSGSVQTYFASIQGEEENRQYA encoded by the coding sequence ATGAAACAACAATTGAGCAGAATAGTAGAGGGAGATATCCTAACAGAAGAAGAAGCCTATGTAACAATGAACCAAATCATGAAAGGGGAAGTATCGACAGGGCAGCTCATGAGTATGCTTTCTGTCATGCGTCACAGAGGAGAGTCCGTTGAGGAAATGACTGGCTTCGTCCGGGCGATGCGCGCGAACATGACGGAACTCGAGTTAGAGCAAAATGACATCGTTGATACATGCGGAACAGGGGGCGACAGCAGCTCCACCTTTAACATATCGACAGCCGTTTCGATCATATTAGCAGCACTGGATGTGAAAGTCGCTAAGCACGGCAACCGTAAAGTGTCGTCAAAAAGCGGCAGTGCTGATGTGTTAGAAGCTTTAGGCATCCCGATTGATACGACCCCGGAGCAGGGAGCCAAGGCGATTTCGGAAAAAGGGATGACCTTTTTGTTCGCCCCAAACTATCATCAGGCGATGAAGCACGCTGTGCCAGCACGGCAAGAACTAGGTTTTCGCACGGTTTTTAACCTCCTAGGTCCCATGGCCAATCCGGCGAACGCCAAGCGTCAGCTCATTGGCATTTATGATACGGCCTACGCTGAAAAGATGGCAGAAACGCTAAACAAGCTAGGCTCTAAGCACGTGTTATTGGCTACCGGCAGGGATGGATTGGATGAAATCACCATGACGGGTGTCACTGACTTAGTTGAGTTAAAAGATGGTGAGGTTCATAGGTTTACGATTACACCTGAAGAACTCGGCTTATCAAGAGGAAAGCTTGAGGATATTCAAATTACTGATAGTCAACAAAGTGCCGATTTAATTAAGCAAGTCATCATAGGCGAAGCCAATGAGAGTGCCATGACCATCGTAACGATGAACGCTGCAGCAGGTCTGTATGTGGCAGGAAAAGCTTCCGACTTAACGGACGGCGTAAAACGTGTTCAAGATGCGATTAAGAGCGGAAGCGTACAAACGTATTTCGCATCGATTCAGGGAGAAGAGGAGAATCGTCAGTATGCTTGA